One genomic window of Gammaproteobacteria bacterium CG11_big_fil_rev_8_21_14_0_20_46_22 includes the following:
- a CDS encoding malate dehydrogenase, translated as MSKHVNVAITGAAGQIGYALIFRIASGQMFGADTTVRLQLLELEAALPSLEGVKMELQDCAFPLLKDVVCTADVNEAMKDANWVLCVGAVPRKQGMERSDLLKVNGGVFTVQGKAINDNAAKDVRVLVVGNPCNTNALIAMHNASDIPRDRFYAMTMLDHNRAVAQLAEKAGVDVADVQHVTIWGNHSATQVPDFENATIKGKPVTDMISDEAWLKNEFIQTVQQRGAAVIKARGASSAASAANAVVDTVYNLVHDTKGDDWFSVCKCSEGEYGVDKGLIYSFPCRTVGGKLQVVEGLAHDAFLSEKLEKTLEELRQEHAAVKEMGLIA; from the coding sequence ATGTCAAAGCATGTTAATGTTGCTATCACAGGTGCTGCAGGCCAAATTGGTTATGCTTTAATTTTTCGTATTGCTTCGGGCCAAATGTTTGGCGCTGATACCACGGTTCGCTTGCAGCTTTTAGAGCTTGAAGCCGCGCTGCCTTCATTGGAAGGCGTGAAGATGGAGTTGCAAGATTGCGCGTTTCCATTATTAAAAGACGTGGTGTGCACAGCCGATGTGAATGAAGCGATGAAAGATGCGAACTGGGTCTTGTGCGTAGGCGCTGTGCCGCGCAAGCAAGGCATGGAGCGTTCTGATTTATTGAAAGTTAACGGCGGTGTGTTCACTGTGCAAGGCAAAGCGATTAACGACAATGCAGCGAAAGATGTGCGCGTCTTGGTGGTCGGCAACCCGTGCAACACGAATGCCTTGATTGCGATGCACAATGCCTCGGATATTCCACGCGATCGTTTTTACGCGATGACTATGTTGGATCATAATCGTGCTGTGGCGCAGCTGGCTGAAAAAGCCGGTGTGGATGTGGCCGATGTGCAACACGTGACGATCTGGGGTAACCATTCGGCCACACAGGTGCCAGACTTTGAAAATGCCACGATCAAAGGCAAGCCTGTCACCGATATGATCAGCGATGAGGCTTGGTTGAAAAATGAATTTATCCAAACGGTTCAGCAACGCGGTGCGGCGGTGATTAAAGCGCGCGGTGCATCCTCAGCGGCATCGGCTGCGAATGCGGTGGTTGATACAGTGTATAACTTGGTCCACGATACGAAAGGCGATGATTGGTTTTCTGTGTGCAAATGTTCAGAAGGTGAATACGGTGTGGACAAAGGTTTGATTTATTCATTCCCGTGCCGCACGGTGGGTGGCAAGCTGCAAGTCGTTGAAGGCTTGGCGCATGATGCTTTCTTGAGCGAAAAGCTTGAGAAGACCTTGGAAGAGTTGCGCCAAGAGCATGCGGCTGTTAAAGAGATGGGATTGATTGCTTAG